In Clostridia bacterium, the following are encoded in one genomic region:
- a CDS encoding Hpt domain-containing protein: protein MLTVEKLREWGAAVDEGLARCMNEEDFYIMLVGMAVTDKKLDDLAAALDAHDLDRAFDVAHTLKGTYGDLALTPIYAPVNEMAELLRVRTDTDYSALISEAKKQKAILEETANA, encoded by the coding sequence ATGCTTACAGTCGAAAAACTGAGAGAATGGGGCGCCGCCGTCGACGAAGGGCTCGCCCGCTGCATGAACGAAGAGGATTTCTATATAATGCTCGTCGGAATGGCGGTGACAGATAAGAAGCTCGACGACCTTGCCGCCGCGCTCGACGCGCACGACCTTGACCGCGCATTCGACGTCGCCCACACGCTGAAGGGGACGTACGGCGACCTCGCGCTCACGCCGATATACGCTCCGGTCAACGAAATGGCCGAGCTGCTCCGCGTCCGCACGGATACAGACTACTCCGCCTTGATCTCCGAGGCGAAAAAACAGAAGGCGATATTAGAA